In the Candidatus Palauibacter scopulicola genome, one interval contains:
- the lepB gene encoding signal peptidase I: MEERSTEGAASGTEREGVEEGAAAERRVRRFRAPTVRARRGRDASVGRWMWEWTKSIFVALVLFLFIRTFVVEAFQIPTASMENTLLIGDFLLVNKMVYGAEIPGTDLELPAFGEPSRGDVVVFEPPASAEQPPRTNYVKRIVGMPGDTLRMRRARLFLNGAPFEEPYVKASSNFPDAPSPKFAWQRRFLTDGARRSGAITTRNNWGPLVVPEDSYFVMGDNRSNSEDSRYWGFVPRDAIRGRPFLVYYSYAREPEGPWAWLTEIRWGRILRGVD; the protein is encoded by the coding sequence ATGGAGGAACGATCGACTGAGGGAGCCGCTTCCGGAACCGAACGGGAAGGCGTGGAAGAGGGCGCGGCGGCGGAGCGGCGAGTCCGCAGGTTTCGCGCACCCACGGTCCGGGCGCGCCGGGGTCGCGACGCGTCCGTCGGCCGGTGGATGTGGGAGTGGACGAAGTCCATCTTCGTCGCCCTGGTCCTGTTTCTCTTCATCCGGACCTTCGTGGTGGAAGCCTTCCAGATCCCGACCGCCTCGATGGAGAATACGCTCCTGATCGGCGACTTTCTGCTCGTCAACAAGATGGTGTACGGAGCCGAAATCCCCGGTACGGACCTGGAGCTTCCGGCGTTCGGCGAGCCTTCGCGCGGCGACGTCGTCGTGTTCGAGCCGCCGGCGTCCGCCGAACAGCCCCCGCGCACGAACTACGTGAAGCGAATCGTGGGCATGCCGGGGGATACGCTGCGCATGCGGCGGGCGAGACTTTTCCTGAACGGGGCTCCGTTCGAGGAACCCTACGTGAAGGCCTCTTCGAACTTTCCCGACGCCCCGAGCCCGAAGTTCGCGTGGCAGCGCCGGTTCCTGACCGATGGCGCGCGCCGCTCCGGCGCCATAACGACGCGAAACAACTGGGGTCCGCTCGTCGTGCCCGAGGACAGCTACTTCGTCATGGGCGACAACCGGTCGAACTCCGAGGATTCCCGCTACTGGGGCTTCGTGCCCCGGGATGCGATCCGGGGCCGGCCCTTCCTCGTGTACTATTCGTACGCTCGCGAGCCGGAGGGCCCCTGGGCCTGGCTCACCGAGATCCGCTGGGGCCGGATTCTGCGCGGCGTCGACTGA
- the rplM gene encoding 50S ribosomal protein L13 — protein MKTYSVKAGEIERDWYVVDAADQVLGRLATRIATVLRGKHKPIYSTHLDTGDYVVVVNAERVRLTGNKADQKEYFRHSGYMGGERFIPFRRMLDRHPDRVIKLAVKGMLPKNTLGRQMLGKLRVYAGPEHPHAPQHPRPFDTIPE, from the coding sequence ATGAAGACGTACTCGGTGAAGGCGGGGGAGATCGAACGGGACTGGTACGTGGTCGACGCCGCGGATCAGGTTCTCGGCCGTCTCGCGACGCGGATCGCGACCGTCCTTCGCGGAAAGCACAAGCCGATCTACAGCACGCACCTCGACACCGGCGACTATGTCGTCGTGGTGAACGCGGAGCGGGTGCGGCTGACCGGAAACAAGGCGGATCAGAAGGAGTACTTCCGCCATTCCGGCTACATGGGCGGAGAGCGCTTCATCCCCTTCCGGCGCATGCTCGACCGGCACCCGGACCGGGTGATCAAGCTGGCCGTGAAGGGCATGCTGCCGAAGAACACGCTCGGCCGGCAGATGCTCGGAAAGTTGAGGGTGTACGCGGGGCCGGAGCATCCGCACGCGCCTCAGCACCCCCGCCCCTTCGACACGATCCCGGAATAG
- the pyrH gene encoding UMP kinase encodes MKLSGESLAGNRGFGIDPPVIEELTHEIRRVHESGVSLGLVVGGGNIMRGTVASARGMDRVSADYMGMLATVINAMALQDMLEQSGVETRVMSAIRMEELAEPYIRRRALRHLEKRRVVIFAGGTGNPYFSTDTAAVLRAIEMEADVIMKATRVDGVYTADPETDPEASLIDEIGYLEVMTRELGVMDAAAISLCKDNSLPIVVLNIKRPGAILAALRGERIGTLVA; translated from the coding sequence GTGAAGCTCTCCGGCGAATCGCTCGCCGGGAATCGGGGTTTCGGCATCGACCCGCCCGTCATCGAGGAACTCACGCACGAAATCCGTCGCGTCCACGAGAGCGGCGTGAGCCTCGGGCTCGTCGTGGGCGGCGGGAACATCATGCGCGGCACGGTGGCGAGCGCGCGCGGCATGGACCGGGTGAGCGCGGACTACATGGGCATGCTCGCGACCGTGATCAACGCGATGGCGCTTCAGGACATGCTCGAACAGTCCGGCGTGGAGACGCGGGTGATGTCCGCCATCAGGATGGAGGAACTCGCGGAGCCCTACATCCGGCGCCGCGCGCTGCGCCATCTGGAGAAGAGAAGGGTTGTGATCTTCGCAGGAGGTACGGGGAACCCGTATTTTTCCACCGATACGGCGGCCGTGCTCCGGGCGATCGAGATGGAGGCCGACGTGATCATGAAGGCGACGCGGGTCGATGGCGTGTACACGGCGGATCCGGAGACCGACCCGGAGGCCTCGCTCATTGACGAGATCGGCTATCTCGAGGTGATGACCCGGGAACTCGGCGTCATGGACGCGGCGGCGATCTCGCTGTGCAAGGACAACTCGCTGCCCATCGTCGTCTTGAACATCAAGCGCCCGGGTGCAATCCTGGCAGCGTTGCGAGGCGAGAGGATCGGGACCCTCGTCGCGTAA
- a CDS encoding sigma-70 family RNA polymerase sigma factor, with translation MVRIFERYLADIRRESLLDAEAEVELARRSRAGDQAARVRLVNANLRFVVSVARGYRGRGVPLADLVNEGNLGLVRAADRFDPERGVRFISYAHYWVRRAMIQAIADHGAQRPPGGPAAHRVSLDELAPGSTCTFEELLPDEQAPEPGAGVIRERLQDAVEASLADLPPLESEVVRRYFGLGYERPQTPAEISAALDVSCERTRQLKARGLSRLRAGAERSGLVRFVNDGAPGAGSASARAAPLSRSARRNAPPPAIDFIRGLE, from the coding sequence ATGGTCCGCATATTCGAACGCTACCTCGCGGACATCCGCCGCGAGAGTCTGCTCGACGCGGAAGCCGAAGTGGAACTGGCGCGGCGGAGTCGGGCCGGCGACCAGGCGGCGCGCGTACGGCTCGTCAACGCGAATCTCCGTTTCGTCGTGTCCGTCGCGCGTGGCTACCGCGGCCGCGGCGTCCCGCTGGCCGACCTGGTGAACGAGGGGAACCTGGGGCTCGTGCGCGCCGCGGACCGCTTCGATCCGGAGCGCGGCGTCCGCTTCATCAGCTACGCGCACTACTGGGTGCGGCGGGCCATGATCCAGGCGATTGCCGACCACGGCGCTCAGCGGCCCCCCGGCGGCCCCGCCGCGCACCGCGTTTCCCTCGACGAGCTGGCCCCGGGGAGCACTTGCACCTTCGAGGAACTCCTGCCCGACGAACAGGCGCCCGAACCCGGGGCCGGAGTGATTCGGGAGCGGCTGCAGGACGCGGTCGAGGCGAGTCTGGCAGACCTCCCACCGCTCGAATCGGAGGTCGTGCGCCGCTACTTCGGCCTGGGCTACGAGAGACCGCAGACGCCGGCCGAGATCTCGGCGGCCCTCGACGTGTCGTGCGAGCGGACGCGCCAACTCAAGGCACGCGGACTTTCGCGGCTGCGCGCGGGCGCCGAACGGTCCGGGCTCGTTCGCTTCGTCAACGATGGCGCCCCCGGGGCCGGAAGCGCCTCCGCTCGGGCCGCGCCGCTCTCCCGTTCCGCTCGGAGAAATGCGCCTCCGCCCGCGATTGACTTCATACGAGGCCTTGAATAG
- the hpt gene encoding hypoxanthine phosphoribosyltransferase translates to MTAAEREFTEYTGGEPLGRIVYSASDIAARVAGMGAEIAAAYPPDADILLLGLLKGSFVFLGDLVRQIRRPLQVDFLVASSYGRGTKSSGHVELLYDPRAPMTGRHIIIVEDIVDSGTTLNQLCGGIAERRPASLEICALLHKHIAPDLGWEPRWVGFDAPNEFLVGYGLDQAEDYRHLPFIASLRT, encoded by the coding sequence ATGACAGCCGCGGAACGTGAGTTCACGGAGTACACGGGGGGCGAGCCCCTCGGACGCATCGTCTACTCCGCGTCGGACATCGCGGCCCGCGTCGCCGGCATGGGAGCGGAGATCGCCGCCGCCTACCCGCCGGACGCCGACATCCTGCTGCTCGGACTGCTGAAGGGATCGTTCGTGTTCCTCGGCGACCTGGTCCGCCAGATCCGGCGTCCGCTGCAGGTCGACTTCCTCGTCGCGTCCAGCTACGGCAGGGGCACGAAGAGTTCGGGCCACGTGGAACTGCTCTACGACCCGCGAGCCCCGATGACCGGCCGGCACATCATCATCGTCGAGGACATCGTCGACAGCGGCACCACGCTGAACCAGTTGTGCGGCGGGATCGCCGAGCGACGTCCCGCTTCGCTGGAGATCTGCGCGCTCCTCCACAAGCACATCGCGCCGGACCTCGGGTGGGAGCCGCGGTGGGTTGGCTTCGATGCACCAAATGAGTTCCTTGTGGGGTATGGATTGGATCAGGCGGAGGATTATCGTCACCTTCCGTTTATCGCGTCTCTTCGTACGTGA
- the rpsB gene encoding 30S ribosomal protein S2: MGVELQDLLKAGVHFGHQTHRWNPKMRKYIFAECGGIYLIDLKKTQRELERAHELVRQTIVEGKSVLFVCTKSQLARVVRGEAERCGSFYVTERWLGGMLTNFQTIKKNIARLKELERGVEEGAFEFYTKKERLLLEREREKLDRYLSGIKEMTRLPGLVFVVDSTREEIAVREANRLGIPVVAIADTNADPDLLTIAIAGNDDAIRSVSLITRSIADVVEASRREIPEAGREEAESQAYTYSSDAGGVADAAGGSRRRRPRRKPRPEVIAQRLHHPAVIESADGDGEPAESDAKAEAADNPEPAADAGSEDAEAAVAGEVESEEK, translated from the coding sequence ATGGGCGTCGAGCTGCAGGACCTCTTGAAGGCGGGCGTACACTTCGGGCACCAGACACATCGCTGGAACCCGAAGATGCGGAAATACATCTTCGCCGAGTGCGGCGGGATCTACCTCATCGATCTCAAGAAGACGCAGCGCGAGCTCGAACGGGCACACGAACTCGTGCGCCAGACGATCGTAGAGGGCAAATCCGTGCTCTTCGTGTGCACCAAGTCCCAACTCGCCCGCGTGGTGCGGGGGGAGGCCGAGCGGTGCGGCTCCTTCTACGTCACGGAACGCTGGCTCGGCGGGATGCTCACCAACTTCCAGACGATCAAGAAGAACATCGCGCGACTGAAGGAACTCGAGCGGGGCGTCGAGGAAGGGGCGTTCGAGTTCTACACGAAGAAGGAGCGGCTGCTCCTCGAGCGGGAGCGCGAGAAGCTCGACCGCTACCTGTCCGGCATCAAGGAGATGACGCGGCTGCCGGGGCTCGTGTTCGTGGTGGATTCGACGCGCGAGGAGATCGCGGTGCGAGAGGCGAACCGCCTCGGCATCCCGGTCGTCGCGATCGCGGACACGAATGCGGATCCCGATCTCCTCACCATCGCCATCGCGGGCAACGATGACGCGATTCGCTCCGTTTCCCTGATCACGCGCTCGATCGCGGACGTCGTGGAGGCGTCGCGGCGCGAGATTCCGGAGGCGGGCCGGGAAGAAGCCGAGTCGCAGGCGTACACGTATTCGAGCGACGCCGGCGGGGTCGCCGACGCCGCGGGCGGTTCGCGCCGCCGGAGGCCGAGGCGAAAGCCGCGTCCCGAGGTCATCGCGCAGCGACTGCACCATCCGGCCGTGATAGAGAGCGCCGACGGGGACGGCGAGCCGGCCGAGAGCGATGCGAAGGCCGAAGCGGCCGACAACCCGGAGCCCGCGGCGGATGCCGGATCGGAGGATGCCGAAGCGGCAGTGGCCGGAGAGGTGGAGTCGGAAGAGAAGTGA
- the rpsI gene encoding 30S ribosomal protein S9, producing MAETEQVQSVGRRKKSVSRITMKRGVGVVNVNGRAFEEYFTIPRHRSLVAAPLDVTGTRASYDIAVRVRGGGITGQAEATRLGIARALLAMDEDRRRTLRSHGMLTRDPRIVERKKPGRPKARKRFQFSKR from the coding sequence TTGGCGGAAACGGAACAGGTCCAGTCGGTCGGACGTCGGAAGAAGTCGGTGTCGCGCATCACGATGAAGCGTGGCGTGGGCGTCGTGAACGTGAATGGCCGGGCGTTCGAAGAGTACTTCACGATCCCGCGGCACCGCTCGCTCGTTGCGGCGCCCCTCGATGTCACCGGAACGCGGGCGTCGTACGACATCGCCGTTCGGGTGCGCGGTGGAGGGATCACGGGCCAGGCGGAGGCCACGCGCCTCGGCATCGCTCGCGCCCTCCTGGCGATGGATGAAGACCGCCGTCGGACCTTGCGGTCTCACGGCATGTTGACCCGCGATCCCCGCATCGTCGAGCGGAAGAAGCCGGGTCGTCCCAAGGCGCGCAAGCGCTTCCAGTTCTCCAAACGATAG
- the tsf gene encoding translation elongation factor Ts produces MTQITAGAVKALRDRTGAGMMDCKRALIESEGDSERAIDLLRKAGAAKAAKREARTVSEGTIRIAVRDGSASMVEVLSETDFVARSEAFEDFSRHLAERLFDLPVPDGETVRGDALLRLAGGDAIESRLNELRVQVGENVQVGRAVRYDLGAHGAFASYVHFGNRIGVLLEVSDSDDAAQEAARGIAMHAAATNPRGVSPDDIPEEEVERERKLLTEQALEQGKPASITEKIVEGRMRKFYEENALLWQAYVRDPDLTVKDVLREAGDDVAVRRFVRFEVGG; encoded by the coding sequence ATGACGCAGATCACGGCCGGGGCGGTGAAGGCTCTCCGCGACCGGACAGGTGCCGGGATGATGGACTGCAAGCGCGCGCTCATCGAATCGGAGGGGGATTCGGAGCGGGCCATCGACCTGCTCAGGAAGGCGGGCGCGGCGAAGGCGGCGAAGCGCGAGGCGCGCACGGTGTCGGAGGGCACGATCCGCATCGCGGTGCGTGACGGGTCCGCCTCGATGGTCGAGGTGCTGAGCGAAACGGACTTCGTCGCGCGCAGCGAGGCATTCGAGGACTTCTCGCGGCACCTGGCGGAGCGGCTGTTCGACCTCCCGGTGCCGGACGGGGAGACCGTGCGCGGCGACGCGCTGCTTCGACTCGCGGGGGGAGACGCCATCGAGAGCCGCCTCAACGAACTCCGGGTCCAGGTCGGAGAGAACGTCCAGGTGGGACGCGCCGTGCGCTATGACCTCGGCGCGCACGGAGCCTTCGCGTCCTACGTCCACTTCGGGAATCGCATCGGCGTGCTGCTGGAGGTTTCGGACTCGGACGACGCGGCGCAGGAGGCGGCCCGCGGGATCGCGATGCATGCCGCGGCCACGAACCCCCGGGGCGTGTCGCCGGACGACATTCCGGAGGAGGAGGTCGAACGGGAGCGCAAGCTGCTGACCGAGCAGGCGCTGGAGCAGGGCAAGCCGGCCTCTATCACCGAGAAGATCGTGGAGGGCCGCATGCGCAAGTTCTACGAGGAGAACGCGCTGCTCTGGCAGGCCTACGTGCGGGATCCGGACCTGACGGTGAAGGACGTCCTGCGCGAGGCGGGAGACGATGTGGCGGTTCGGCGGTTCGTCCGCTTCGAGGTGGGCGGCTGA
- the tilS gene encoding tRNA lysidine(34) synthetase TilS produces METRLRAALQAAPELLPRGSCVVVAFSGGSDSLALLHLLRALGESWPLKLCAAHFDHGLQPESAAWAARAADLCRRIEVPCDVGRATGLTGGPAEWRAARYAFLAEARRRAGADRVALAHQRDDHVETVLLNLLRGPGFRGLAGIPARRGAFVRPLLGFAREELRGYLRASGREWARDPANRNPRYRRARVRYGLLPALAGHEPSIRRQLTELGRNAAVAEGGLEAGVRRLLSSAGYGKSAGGAQIARSLLLGYDRAARGRMLRRVARDMGFLLSRRGTRAGASFIDTAKSGHGVDIAAGLRVEREFDRIHVRRVREAPPDREFDIDGVRAGREPVRLGGRDYEVRWGALEGTERWATALPVDGIRFPIRVRGPQPGDRIRTRAGSRKVAKLLMERRVPASDRSGVPVVADADRRVLWVAGHSRTAVEPAHPGGAWFAIGFTERRHRHHDSRGT; encoded by the coding sequence GTGGAAACGCGCCTGAGGGCCGCGCTCCAGGCGGCTCCGGAGCTTCTGCCGCGAGGTTCGTGCGTCGTCGTGGCCTTCTCCGGCGGATCGGACTCGCTGGCGCTCCTGCACCTCCTCCGCGCGCTGGGCGAGTCCTGGCCCTTGAAGCTGTGCGCGGCCCACTTCGACCACGGACTCCAGCCGGAGAGCGCCGCATGGGCCGCGAGGGCCGCGGACCTCTGCCGCCGGATCGAAGTGCCGTGCGACGTGGGCCGGGCGACCGGACTCACGGGCGGCCCGGCCGAGTGGCGGGCGGCCAGATACGCGTTTCTTGCCGAGGCCCGGCGTCGGGCCGGAGCGGATCGCGTCGCCCTCGCACACCAGCGCGATGACCACGTGGAGACGGTGTTGCTCAACCTCCTGCGCGGCCCCGGCTTTCGCGGACTGGCCGGCATCCCCGCCCGCCGCGGCGCCTTCGTGCGTCCGCTGCTCGGCTTCGCGCGCGAGGAACTGAGAGGCTATCTGCGGGCCTCGGGACGCGAGTGGGCGAGGGATCCCGCGAACCGGAATCCTCGTTACCGGCGCGCTCGGGTGCGGTACGGGCTGCTCCCGGCGCTGGCCGGCCACGAGCCGTCCATCCGCCGCCAGCTGACGGAACTCGGACGGAATGCCGCCGTGGCCGAGGGGGGGCTGGAAGCGGGCGTCCGGCGGCTCCTCTCCAGCGCGGGATACGGGAAAAGCGCCGGCGGGGCGCAAATTGCCCGGTCCCTGTTGCTGGGGTATGATCGGGCGGCTCGCGGGCGCATGTTGCGGCGGGTCGCCCGGGACATGGGTTTTCTGCTGTCCCGGCGCGGAACCCGCGCGGGCGCATCCTTCATCGACACGGCGAAGAGCGGGCACGGAGTGGACATCGCGGCGGGTCTGCGGGTCGAGCGGGAGTTCGACCGGATTCATGTACGGCGCGTGCGCGAGGCGCCGCCCGACCGCGAGTTCGATATCGACGGGGTGCGGGCGGGACGGGAGCCGGTCCGCCTCGGCGGACGCGACTACGAGGTGCGCTGGGGCGCGCTGGAGGGCACCGAGCGGTGGGCCACCGCGCTCCCCGTCGACGGGATCCGGTTCCCGATCCGGGTACGGGGGCCGCAGCCCGGAGACCGGATCCGCACGCGGGCCGGGTCGCGGAAAGTCGCGAAGCTCCTGATGGAGCGCCGCGTGCCGGCCTCGGATCGTTCAGGCGTGCCGGTCGTCGCGGACGCCGACCGGAGAGTGCTGTGGGTGGCCGGGCACTCCCGGACGGCGGTGGAGCCGGCCCACCCCGGAGGAGCGTGGTTCGCCATTGGATTCACAGAGCGCCGACACCGGCACCATGACAGCCGCGGAACGTGA
- the ftsH gene encoding ATP-dependent zinc metalloprotease FtsH, producing the protein MRQEQPQKPDGSDPSGRMHRWLRTASFWALLILIPVALLQFMGGAREARETLSYTQFREQIEQRNIESIQVRLGTGEVEGTLRSAIPVDEAEIANFHLLLPTLEIGDALMSELLEADITIETLPARSNWLNVFISILPWIFIIGLWLFVIRQMQAGGSRAFSFGKSKARLLSGDTPKITFADVAGCDEAKDELQEIIEFLKDPRKFSRLGGRLPKGALLVGPPGTGKTLLARAVAGEAGRPFFSMSGSDFVEMFVGVGASRVRDLFEQGKAQAPCIIFIDEIDAVGRHRGAGLGGGHDEREQTLNQLLVEMDGFESNEGVILLAATNRPDVLDPALLRPGRFDRQIVVDNPDIKGREGIFQVHTQDIPLADDVDLAVLAKGTPGLSGADIENVVNEAALIAARDDKDRVYMEEFERAKDKVMLGTERRSMVISEEERRVTAYHEAGHAVVALRVPGLDPLHKVTIVPRGRALGITASLPEEDRHNYTKEWLEGQLKMLFGGRVAEEMMFGAGKITTGAGNDIERATDLARRMVTQFGMSPAVGAMSVGDREQEVFLGRDLSQRREVSEKTAELVDGEIKRILDESYAATGTVLEENQALLESIAEALLERETLDAEDIKLLEEGRELPAPAPEPAPPQPQPAALEPAPQRERPLEGAGGEPAPAPA; encoded by the coding sequence ATGAGACAAGAACAGCCGCAGAAGCCGGACGGCAGCGATCCCTCGGGGCGCATGCACCGATGGCTCAGGACGGCGTCGTTCTGGGCCCTGTTGATTCTGATCCCGGTCGCCCTCCTCCAGTTCATGGGAGGCGCCAGGGAGGCCCGGGAGACGCTGAGCTACACCCAGTTCCGGGAGCAGATCGAGCAGCGGAACATCGAGTCGATCCAGGTGCGCCTCGGCACCGGCGAGGTGGAAGGCACGCTCCGGAGCGCGATCCCCGTCGACGAGGCGGAGATCGCGAACTTCCATCTTCTGCTGCCGACGCTGGAGATCGGCGATGCCCTCATGAGCGAACTGCTCGAGGCCGACATCACGATCGAGACGCTCCCCGCCCGCAGCAACTGGCTCAACGTATTCATCTCGATCCTTCCCTGGATCTTCATCATCGGGCTCTGGCTCTTCGTCATCCGACAGATGCAGGCCGGAGGGTCGCGGGCGTTCAGCTTCGGGAAGTCGAAGGCCCGGCTCCTGAGCGGAGACACGCCGAAGATCACCTTCGCGGATGTCGCGGGTTGCGATGAAGCGAAGGACGAACTGCAGGAGATCATCGAGTTCCTCAAGGATCCGCGGAAGTTCTCGCGGCTGGGCGGGCGCCTGCCGAAGGGCGCGCTGCTCGTCGGCCCGCCGGGGACCGGAAAAACGCTTCTCGCGCGAGCTGTCGCCGGGGAGGCCGGCCGGCCGTTCTTCTCGATGTCCGGCTCGGACTTCGTGGAGATGTTCGTCGGCGTGGGCGCCTCCCGCGTGCGCGACCTCTTCGAACAGGGGAAGGCCCAGGCCCCCTGCATCATCTTCATCGACGAGATCGATGCGGTGGGACGCCACCGGGGGGCCGGCCTCGGAGGGGGGCACGACGAGCGCGAACAGACCCTGAACCAGTTGCTCGTCGAGATGGACGGGTTCGAATCGAACGAGGGAGTGATCCTCCTCGCGGCGACGAACCGGCCGGATGTGCTCGATCCCGCGCTCCTGCGCCCCGGTCGCTTCGACCGCCAGATCGTGGTCGACAATCCCGATATCAAGGGACGCGAGGGGATCTTCCAGGTGCACACGCAGGACATCCCGCTCGCCGACGATGTCGACCTCGCGGTGCTCGCGAAGGGGACCCCCGGACTGTCGGGTGCGGATATCGAGAACGTCGTGAACGAGGCCGCGCTCATCGCGGCGCGGGACGACAAGGATCGCGTCTACATGGAGGAGTTCGAGCGGGCCAAGGACAAGGTCATGCTAGGCACCGAGCGCCGGAGCATGGTGATCTCCGAGGAGGAGCGCCGCGTCACGGCCTACCACGAGGCGGGGCATGCCGTCGTCGCCCTCCGCGTCCCGGGCCTGGATCCGCTCCACAAGGTGACGATCGTCCCGCGCGGGCGGGCCCTCGGGATCACGGCTTCGCTCCCCGAGGAGGACCGCCACAACTACACGAAGGAATGGCTCGAGGGTCAGCTCAAGATGCTCTTCGGCGGGCGCGTGGCCGAAGAGATGATGTTCGGCGCCGGCAAGATCACGACCGGCGCGGGCAACGACATCGAGCGCGCGACGGATCTCGCGCGCCGCATGGTCACGCAGTTCGGGATGTCCCCGGCCGTGGGCGCGATGTCCGTGGGGGACCGCGAACAGGAAGTCTTTCTGGGGCGGGATCTCTCCCAGCGCCGCGAGGTCAGCGAGAAGACGGCCGAACTCGTGGACGGCGAGATCAAGCGCATCCTGGATGAGTCGTACGCCGCCACGGGCACCGTCCTCGAGGAGAATCAGGCGCTGCTCGAATCGATCGCGGAGGCGCTGCTGGAGCGCGAAACGCTCGATGCGGAAGACATCAAGCTGCTCGAGGAGGGCCGGGAGCTGCCGGCTCCGGCTCCGGAACCCGCGCCGCCGCAGCCGCAGCCGGCGGCCCTGGAGCCGGCGCCGCAGCGCGAGCGTCCGCTGGAGGGTGCGGGGGGCGAACCCGCCCCGGCCCCCGCCTAG
- the frr gene encoding ribosome recycling factor produces MPEETLENAVLAMESAIEAIAREFATVRTGKATTAILDGVRVEAYGSVVQLRQVANVSAPEPTMLLVQPYDPNIARDVARAIQSGDLGLNPSVDGAVVRVPIPPLTEERRRELVKVLHRMAEEGRVSIRHARHDARDRLLKMQRDGEVGEDICRRTMAEVQTHTDDYVKKIDAMLARREAEVMEV; encoded by the coding sequence GTGCCGGAGGAGACGCTGGAGAATGCGGTCCTGGCGATGGAAAGCGCGATCGAGGCGATCGCGCGGGAATTCGCCACGGTGCGTACCGGAAAGGCGACGACGGCGATCCTCGACGGCGTGAGGGTCGAGGCGTACGGCTCCGTCGTGCAGTTGCGGCAGGTGGCGAACGTCAGCGCCCCCGAGCCGACGATGCTCCTGGTGCAGCCGTACGATCCGAACATCGCCCGCGACGTGGCCCGCGCGATCCAGAGCGGCGACCTGGGGCTGAACCCTTCCGTGGACGGCGCGGTGGTCCGGGTGCCCATCCCGCCGCTGACCGAGGAGCGCCGGCGCGAACTCGTCAAGGTCCTCCACCGAATGGCGGAGGAGGGGCGGGTGTCGATACGGCACGCGAGGCACGACGCGCGCGACCGGCTCCTGAAGATGCAGCGGGACGGGGAGGTCGGCGAGGACATCTGCCGCCGCACGATGGCCGAGGTCCAGACGCATACGGACGACTACGTGAAGAAGATCGACGCGATGCTGGCGCGCAGGGAAGCGGAGGTGATGGAGGTTTGA